CCATGAAAGATTGGGAGCAAAGCGATGATGATGATCTGGATTTGGATGGAGAAGAAGCAGAGGGCCCTGATGAGGAACATACGGACATCAATAACAAAATGAGCATGGACATGCAGAAACAAGGCCCATTAAAATCTCATAAGTCTAATGCTATGGACAAACtgactccatctggactggagGCACTTCCGTTTGTGATTGAAGCTCCAAACAACCTGACAGAGTTATGTTCATTGCTGGACAACCGTTCGGATACTGAAGTAATTGAGGCTATTAATCGAATTCGAGCATGCAATTCCATAAGACTTGCAGCAGAAAATCGGAAGAAGATGCAAGTATGTTTCTATTTCTGTATAACAAGTAATTTTGTTATCTTTTCCTCCGTAAGATATTTTTGGGATCTTGGGAAGACGACATATTCTTTGTGAGTCAACATGCATATTTTcacttttaattatttttttttcctgtttacAGGTCTTTTATGGTGTTCTCTTGCAGTATTTTGCAGTCTTAGCTACCCGAAGTCCTTTAAACATTAAGATAATCAATTCACTTGTTAGACCATTAATAGAGATGAGCGTGGAGACTCCATATTTTGCAGCCATTTGTGCCAGGCAACGGCTAATACACATCCGGACTCGATTCTGTGAGGATATCAAAATCCCAGGTTTGGATAACAAGACTTTTGTAGTTATTCTTGTGAAATGATAAGTTGTATTCAGAGGAGCATTTGAACTCCTTTAGCATAGCCTTAATCTAAGTTATTATTTATGTCATTTGTCTTAAATCTCTTGCTGACACCAAATCGTTGTCATATAGCTGGATGGTTATGgttatgttttctttttctggtGATATCTTATCAGGGAAAAGCAGCTGGCCAACTTTAAAGACTTTGCTTCTGTTGAGATTGTGGTCACTGATATTTCCATGTTCTGACTTCCGCCATGTTGTTATGACACCTGCACTCCTATTGATGTGCGAGTATCTGATGCGTTGTCCCATAGAATCTGGTAGAGATGTTGCTGTTGGATCTTTTTTATGTTCCATGGTGTTCTCGGTAAGTTTTTATCGGAGCCAATACTATTTTTCCTTGCGACCACATATTTTCAAGTAGTCTGCCTAGAATTGCTGAAACAACAAAAGTAGTCTGCCTAGGGCCTTATCTCACTGGCCAATGACCTGGCATTGTGAGATACTCTGGCtatataaattttggagttgctAATGTTAGTTCATCAttttgtggttatttcattatatTCTAGGATACACAGATGGTCTCAAATTACATGGTGCGTCCATATTTGATATTTGTCTTTCATCCTTGTGATTGAATACACCTAGGATATGTGTTGGATACTCCTCTTAAGAAtcataattttttgaaataggCTCCATAAAATTTCATTCAACTGCATTGCGGGAGGAGGGAAAGGCCTTTTTTCCTCTTTGGTGAATGTTAACCTTTAATGGTTGATAAGTTTGATggttaatttaaaatttttgtgaTGTTTAGATAGTTGTCTGGTATAGATTATGGTCTATGGATTTTAATAACTCCTTGATGGAGATTGTGGATATTGATTTTATCATATGATAATGGAATATGGAATATGTTATTGTCGTAACTCATTGTGTTCCATATGTTCTACTAATGCTTTTTACATGCATGTAAAGAAAAACTATATTATTGATTTATTGTTGTAACCAGCCATATCATATCTAATTTTTTCAAGATATGTTGCATTGGCATATTTATGTCTTGATGTTTCCATATCCCATTTCTTTGTTCATTcttgaataattattttaagttGCACATTTAGTAGTCGTTAATTGACATAATTGCTTTTACAGGTTACTAAGCAATCTCGGAAGCTCTTCCCTGAGGCTATAGTATTTTTGCAAACTCTCCTAATGTCTTCTATAGGGTTAGAGTTTGGACTGCAACATCATTCTAAGGTATATGTTGCAGTTTGCAATATTTTGCTTGAACTAATGATTTTTTAGCTGGACAAGTAGTATATtgttatggtgttttctttatagatGCTAAAGTCAAGGATGTGTTTCTTTTATTAAGCAGTTCATCCATCTTAAGGAAATTAAAGGACTGAAACCCTGGCTCAGTATACGTGATCAAGTGTGTGATGTACATCCCATTGATTTCCTCAAGGTCATGGACATGCAAGCAGACTCTCCTTTTTTTACCTCTGATAACTTCAAGTAAGTCCATAATTTTAGTAGTCAGAATAGATGCATAACCTTTGTAAGCATGTTCCTGTTTGATTCCACCCCTCCCTATGTTTTTATAATGACAGGGCCAGTATTCTACTGTCTGTGGCTGAAACATTGAAAGGCTTTATCAACGTTTATGAAGAATTAAGCTCCTTTCCAGAAATATTCCTGCCAATTTCTGCATTGCTGCATGAATTGCTTCAGAAAGCTAAGTTACCAGGCATTTTACGAGGCAATATGGAAGATGTTATTGACTTAATTAAGAAGAAAACTGATAACCATCATGTGCTGAGGCAACCACTCCAAATGCGAAAGCAAAAGCGAGTGCCAATCAAATTGCTGAATCCAAAATTTGAGGAGAAGTATTCACTTTTCTTAAAACTAGTATTTTCCATCATTGTTGATACacagtttattatttatttcattGCTGGAAAGGGCTACAATTTGAATCTTATTTGCACTGAGTTGTTTAAATATAGGCAGGTATTTTTCAGAAGGGCATTTGTAGTTTGTATTGGTTCTAATATGGTTTTATAAAGCTGAGGCTTTGCGTGGATGCCCAGCATCCCCATCCATGGGATATGCCCCACAAAAGTAAGCATGCCATGTAGAGAAGGATGAGAAACGAGAATGGGGAAAAATGAGAGGAGGCCATTGGTTCCCTCATCCACACATCTTAATGATACTTGAATGCATCTTAAAATATGATTTATAATATCCATATTATCTAGGAATGGTAAAAATCAAGATCTCCTCTCACCCTCTTAGATGTCTCCATCTTCCCATGTCCTCCTCCTCACCCAATTGGGAAATATCATTAGTATAGAGTGCTTGGGCATTGAAATAGGTTCTTGGTACTTTCTCTGAATTCAATACGACACTGCCGAAAAAATTTCATGTATAAATTAGAAACAAACAGGAGTTTTACTTTAGTATTCTACTGCAATTTGTTGACTTGTTCCTTTTTGGAAACATTGTGCAGCTTTGTAAAGGGTAGAGATTATGATCCAGACCGAGAAAGAGCAGAgaggaaaaagatgaaaaaacgATTAAAGAGTGAAAAGAAAGGAGCAATACGTGAACTACGTAAAGATAATCATTTCATATTTGAATTGAAAGAGAGAGATAGGAtgttggaggaagaagaaagagcagAAAGGTATGGGAAGGCAATGgctttccttcaagaacaagagCATGCTTTCAAATCTGGACAATTAGGAAaaggaaggaagaggaggaaatgAAGCTCAACCTGGATTTGCTCTGCTGTACATACTCTGGATCATTTTATCATGTTGCCAAGCTTTCTAAAGGTACGTCAAACCTATGTTTTTCTTTCTGCCTTGTTTTTGCAGTGCTATGTTACTACCAGCACTGTCAGTTCAGTTTCATATCAGTTTTATCACTTTATGAATTTGCAGGAAAATATGGACAGGCAGTGCtcttagatatttttttttccttttgggaGGGATCACATTAAGAGACCTTTTGTATTTTTAATAACTGTTAGATATTTATTGAAACACGAAAGAATGAAGCAAATGGCATGCGGACATCTACTGAAATGGGATAGAGAAACTAAAGGAAACGCATTTTTTGCTGACAATACAAAATATAGGAAAGTTAAAGAAACACtagtataatttttaaaaacctTTTTAGGTGACACATGATCTATTGAGAAGTAAATTGCAATCTTCCTacaatttataaaatataatacgtATTGGTCATCTGGTGAAGTTCTCAACAGTTAAAAGTAAATGCAACAAGAAGTTGTActaaataatgaaaaattagtataaaattgaaaataaatgaCCAATGAATAATGTATGAAACTTGTAGCTGTAACTAAAAGTCAATGTGCGTTGTATTATGTGAATTGGCTTGCTCCAGTGGTCATACTTCTTGGCTTAGCAACTACAGATTTTGGTTTGTGCATCCCTGAAAATTTGTATTTGGATAGTTACAGTTCAGGCGGGtctcccttcctttctcttAGAAAACCAGCTCCATAGTATAGGTCTCAGTCGGTCCACCTGGTCCTAGTCTGGTGGCTTCGTCCCTCACTAAGCAACAACCACCTATAGGGGCCGAGCATGTGATTAGGCCCTGAACAGGGAGatcaagtttgagatttcttGAATTTTCATTGGATGATGGTAAATTCAATAATATGGAAATAGTTTTACGATAGTATATTCAACTATATTTAGGTTGTTAAGCCTCTCTGGAATTATAACTAGATTTCTTGCTCAAGAAGACTGTTGAAATTATAAAAGCAGAAAGGATATCTGTGCTTTTCTGCACTAATCTTCCTCTTTATTGTAGAATTTCAGACTTAAAAACTTGGAAGAAAATAAATCAAGTTAGGGAAATGGTAGATTTGAGGAATAACACTTCAATTGAGTAAATTAATCTCGTATGATCTTTTTTAAACATAAAATGTATATAATCACATCACTAAAAACATAATGCCTTTTACTGGTGTTTTATTTGAGAAAAAaggaatctgaaaattattattGTACAATATGATATGATTACTGATGAGGTATGACATTCTAATTACAGAGTCGACTTCATTCTTGCCCTACACACACTTCAGTATCTTTTCATAACAAAAGAAAGCACAAGCTGTTGTAACTTAATAATCAACATTTGATTCTCATGGAACCCTATATAGAAAAACTCCAAGATCAGTCTTAAACAAATTATAACTTAAGGATTTTCATTTCCTCAAAAATAAGATGCTTATTTATAgtcaaataaaattttgaaacgcTGAAAAACATATCGTGGTCAGAGAAGCATGAAGCTTCCTAAATAGGGATATGTTGCAACTTAAATTATCctaagaaaatttaaaagaaaatgacaaCAACAAAACACCAAAGTTACCCTAGATGGTCCAACTAGCATACCACAGGTATCATCGACATAGATCAAACATAAATGACAAGGAGCAAAACCTTGGATTATCCTCTATTCATCAGTATAACCATATTGAATATAACCTAATATAAAAGCTACCAACATATGTATTGTATATCCAAATGGATTAGAGTGTTCACGTTCAAGCCTTTTGGCTTGGCAATTGGGCTACCACTTAATGTACCATCCTAAAATGTCTACAGAATGTGAAAAGTGTGATATCTGGAATGATTTGTGGGTGTATGTATCTATAACCTAATATAAAAGCTGCTAATCAGTGGCTTTCTTGTCGCCTCCATGTATTAGCCCATGTTTGAGGACTACAATGGGCCCCATCGGAAGCGCCTGCAGTCTACCAATTCTCAGAACTGGTAACAAATGAAGGATTGAATGCTCTCATGCTTTGCAGATTGCTTTGCCATGTGTCTTTGATTGTTGAATCTTGGGGGGACCTGCCACTTAAGGTCGAGTCCCAGTGGACACAgaccactataaattttttcCAACAATTAACCACACAAGTCTTGTTTGATAGGGAAAGAAAACTCCAGCGTGTTGAACATCAATGAGTCTCAGGTGTACCCATCTCTCAGTATTGCTCGGACACATAATTCCTTGTGATATAGCTATTTAGTCTCCACCTCTGGGGCATGGGGAAAAAAGTTAGTTGGACAAACGAGTCTCTCTTTTGGATGTTTAAATCAACTCAACACCATTGAAAGATGTAAATTGACCTAcccattttttcttttgttatgatGTTTCTTACGAGAACTGTAGCAATTGAGCTGTATTTTATATGCTTCCCTTTTCTATCATATTTTCCAATCTTGCTTGTGGATCCAATTTTTGCGATCCCAACTTCCAACTAGATATGACCAGAAGAATAGTTTTATTTCTTTCCAAAACGGAAACATCAAAAATAAGTTTTCTTATTGAGATCATTTTTTtacttatataaaattaaatgaattgatacaGTGACTGTTATGCTAATTTTTGGGGCCTCCCCATTATGTTATATGTACTAGGTGCTTAAGTAACAATAATTATTCAATTATTATTTTACCATGTTGGGCATTATATAATGAGTAATGGTTAATCATGATCATGATGATTTttatattccaaaaaaaaaaataaaaccaaatGGTAGGAAAAACATAGCTATTAAATTTGTTAGTGCGATAAAAAACGATAGCCTTATGAGCCATCATCTATAGAAATACAATGCACAATTGATGTATTAAATGCATGATGGAGTATTTTATTAGTGGTCATGGTATGGTCATGGATGTCATTGGATATGGTCATGGATGTCATTGGATAAAGTGATATGCATGACTCTTATCATATTGGGTTTCAAATCAGACTTCCTCAGTCAAGGAAAAAATGTCTTTACGAATGGCTGTAAATCCATCGAAATTATGGTATCATCTACAGATGATAGTTGAACTTTGGCCATAGTTCTATGTGTTCTGCACAAGGTTTATTAGACCAATATTGGGCTCGTATTAGCTAGTAACTGGTTCGGTATGGTACCGATACGTACTGTATCACACTAGGGCGTACTGAACCatggggaggaggaagagggagaaggagatgaagagagaggggagggagagagagagggggggaggctTACCAGCTAATGGTGTCACAGTGTCGGAAGGGGGACGTAGAGGAAGTGAACAAGCATTTGatggaaagagagaggggagaggccTACTGGCTGACAGCATCACGACACAAAGGGGGTAGAGTGAGCGAGCGGcaggggggagagagaaagagtgggGAGGCTTGATTGCCAATGGCATTGCAGCATCAAAGAGGGGAGCAtccgatggagagagagagagagagcctgcAAAGGCTCTCAAACCCTTGAACCATGGGGGAGTTATATAACCAAACCCGAGAGAGAGAGCTTGCAAAGGCTCCTGACATTCGATTTGGTTCGGTATAGATCAAATTGCTTGGTTTGGTTTGGTTCGTATATTGCTGCTGCTACACATGGGCTTCCTTGCCTTTGGTGACTTGTATACATCCAAGGCTGATGTTTGTTTTCAATTACTGGTCCCTTATGTAGGGCCACTAATTACAGCCCCATGCAAATCAAGTTGTTTTCACCATGATTGGGTTCGGTTAGGTTGTCTGATTTGAATTGTAGTTGGGCTCCACAAATTTCAGCATGTCTAAGtatcaaattattttatatggacAGCTGTTTCCATCTCATGATCCTCTCCTTCCCTGCATTCcatgctcttctcttctctgCTATCGACTCTTCGCCACTTAGGGACTCTAGATCTCCCATGCTGAAATGTGTCTCTTTCACTATCCTGTTCTCTTCTCCACATCAAAGGGATTTGCTTTTCTATTGGTTGTTTCTACTTGCAAATAAAGTTGCTGGAGCATTAGAGAAGTAATTTAAATCATTCACCACAGGAGTATCTCAATCTACTCGGGGTTCCAAATATCTATCACGAACTGAATATTTTGTAGGTGTAAATAGGTTTGCCACAttcttttagctttttttttttattggaacCATACTATGCATGCCATCCATGCGTTTATGTGAATGGTTCatccatatttttttatggTTTTATCCAATCGTCAAATGGTATATCAATTAATCATGCATTTATCATTAGTTATTAATATTTCATGCCACCCATTTTATGTTTGTCCAAATGCCTCTAGTACATTGTTATTTCTATCATGGAGATCATTATAGGAATGAGGATGCGGCAAAGAACATTTGTTCCCAGTTACCCACTAGTACATGCTAATTGACTAGTGCTCTTCTATATGAGCATAtttacatatatgcatatatacatacgtCATACTTGCATACTTGCttcaatacatatatacatatatgtttgtatatatatatatatatatatatatatacatatatacatatatacatatatgtttgtatatatatatatatatatatatatatatatatatatacatatatacatatatacatatatgtttgtatatatatatatatatatatatatatatatatatatatatatatatatatatatatatatatatatatatatatatatattggatgcACTGCGTCACCTCGAATCCAACGAATCTCAATCTTCTCACCTTAGTTCCAACTGGATATCTCTCACGTTTCCTCGATTCCAATCAAATCTCATTGCTTGACCATGGCTCTTGCCTGAATATTGCCTTGTAGCCTCAAATCCCATTGGATCTGCCCACCCTTGCTCTGAAGGCCGCTACGACTGGTTGCCACCTTGAGTCCTGCTGGATCTGGCGATGCTGCCTTGAATCCACTGGTATTAGCCACATGCTTGAATCTTGTTGATCTAGCCTCAAATCCCTCTCTTTCACTTGATAGTTCTACATGCTGGGTGAAAACCCCTTCAGCTGGACAGTCCAAATGGTTGGCATTTGGGTTATCGGCTTGAATGGGTTTTGGTAATTTTTGAGCTTTGGTTTGATATGACTCATAAGGCTAAAAGGTGATGAGTTGGACAGCTTGACCTGAATGAGTCAAGCAGGCTTCAGAACACTAATTGAGATGCAAATATTCTCGAGAAAGCTGGTACAACTGAAAATATTattgattatgattcatttgcttGTTCTGTAACTTTTTTGTAATTCTTGGCATGATTATACCTTATAAAGAAatgtaaaagtataaaataaagAAGCTAGTATTTGTATGATATGGTTCAACATCTCCAACGTATACCACATGCCTATCCGCCACTCTTTTAAGTTGGTGGGTGTCTTATAATGTTGAAATCCTAGTTCATTCGCTATAAGAAAAACTCTTTTGGTTTGTATATCTCTTATCTTCAATCGAGCTGAACCTGAATCACCTTATATTGTGAGCACCCTAAGAAATTCtgcaatttttttattctcttattGGCCTTTGCTTTAGTACATGTATCATTTAGAACTGGTGAAGTCTGATAGACTCCCTGGGTTTCTAAGATGACTCTTTTCCTGGTCATTGTATCTATGTGGACCCTAAATCCAATGACTAATATAAATAGAAAAGGGTCATTTGACCTGATATATTATATGTAATCCATAATACAGACATGCAACCTGTATGCCGGATTAAATTGGTTACATTGGTgggaaataaattaaatattagaGGAGGGAAAATAGGTTATTAAAACCTCCACTGTAGCACATACCTGCTGTTTACATTTTTGGCCCTCAGGTTATGCCAGACATGCTTTTGCCTTTGCACTTTAGAACAGTATTTTAAGCTGTGATGGACATGCCTTCTTTTGTGTCtggcaaaaggagggagaacctTTCCGATTCTCATAAATGATTCTTCTTGACTAGCTATATTGATTCACTGGAGTGTGTTCTTCCACAAGCTTATGCAATTTCTTACATGAAAAATTTCTACAGTAGTATTAATATATAAGattatcattattttgtattttatgTAGCATATACTTGCAGTAAAGCAGAAACAACAGTTTTTTCATCAAATGTTAATTTGCAGACATTTGCTTGATCACTTAATATTTAGTGTCTTAGCTGCAGAATTCAATCTTACATGAGTTTTTGTTCTTACCATCTTTGTTTAGATATAGATTAGTTCCTCTTTAATTTACTagcttgcaatagattttgcAGGGTGTATGTCAGAAAATATGGTATTACGGCAGAAGGAAACTACATGCATCAACATGATATACAGGTTTCCCAGAGATTGAGGGGATCAACAAATTGCTGATCTTCCGGTCTGACTTCCTCAAGAACTCAGCAGCTCTCAGTAAAATGTGACTAATTCAATTCTTCCGTCACCTGTTCCAATCTATGCTTGAGTTAATTGCCATCATGGGCTACATTTCAGATACGGTTGTCTCTTGggataattttatatttaatatttaatattttgtatTTGCTGTCATCTATCTGCTTATTAGGGATTAGATGACAAGAATATGCTCATGGTGGAAATAAGTTTTTCTGGTCAGATTATGATGTTGAAATTTAATGAATGCCTTAGATTTCTGAAGGGGAATTTTAGCGGACAAAGCAAATGGATGCTTGAGAAAAACCTGTCATATCTGGAATAGAGAATTGTAACAAGTTCATTCGAATGCGCTTGCGTTTTCTTCTTATTAGCTATCCAGACTGTATAGGGTGCATTCTGATTCTGATTCCGATTTTTAGATTTTAAACATCCGACAACTGCTCCTGGAATAAAagaatttaataatttattgtTGGATCTGGTTTTCCCTTCTAAATGATTTCTGATCAGCCACTGGGTTAGAAATCAGGCCCATACTGATTGTATGTTTATAttgtattaatttttttttatttccaacGAAAAGCTTGAGATAACAGGGTAAATCATTTATGCTCTATGTGGAAAAATTTATGGTTGTTTTAAATATTGGTGAGCGATTGTTTCatatatttcattgatcgagATCAGATTCTCTAGCCATGAATCTTCTGACAAACTACGATCAAGAGGGAAAATTGCACCAAATAATGCACTAATTGTGGATCTATGAAGGCTCGCGGGATTATGATCTTGCCTTATACAGGTTCAAGATATGAATTTTGTGAAGTCTTTGATGGCCTACTGTCCTTCGAACTTTGTGACTCCCAAATGTTAATGAAGGCTACACTGTCCAAAGTTAATCACTGGGAGTATTGCTTGAATTTTAGATAACGGTATTCTCATAGACAGGCTTTAGCGAGGTAAATGTACTGCATTTTGAGATTGATCTTGTGCGTTTTGCAGGACGTAAAGAATGACAATTCGTTGACTCGGTGAAGACCAATCCGATAGGGCCagatctctcttcttctttatagGCAAGTTGGGTGCTCTCCCTTAACGTGGTAGGACTCTGTTGCAGGTCTTGACGCTGGCTGATTAAAAAAGGCATCCTCGTCGCAGCAAAGCCCGTGTTTCTTAGTTTAGTCAAAAACGTGTaaatttcaatttcaaatgaaataaagAACAAATACAAATAAAGCAAGAACTTTGCTGACAATTATAGATTTTTGTTTGGTCGGAAGAGTCCTTCTAATATTCTGGTCTTATATCAGTACCATAGAGGTAGATTCAATCATAAAAAAAGAGGATTTGATTGAGTATCGAGGAGCAAAAGAATTTAGTCTGAAATACCAGAAGGCACCGATGACAATATAAATATCTACAGGAAAGAAGCTTTGGGTGCTCCATGAAATCCTATTCGAAGAGTCTCACAAGGACAAGTAGAAGTGAAGAGTCCGATACGACTGCCACATAACCGAGATACTCAGTAAATTCTTACCAGCGCTATATATTGGGTGCCTTCTATGGTGGGACTATCTCCCGGAGATCAGTCAAACGTTGTTAGATCTAGAACGATGAGGTGGTCATACCGCTTCTGGGACCACGATATGCACCACCGGGGGCTGTTTTTCCGACAGGAGTTAGGGGGAAGGCTTTTTCAACCCATTCCTTCGTCGAAATCCGTTCCCCAGCAACTTTGAATTTGTTATGAGCCCAAACGATGGATTCAATGAGTTCTTGCCAATAACCACGGCCACTGAATAGAAACACGAGGGGACGCAAAGCAAACTTTATCATTTTCTTTGGTTGGAGAAAGGGCGGGGTTATGAGGCAAACAAATGAAAAGCACTTGACCCAGTTGCAGGGCAAGCAATAGACAATCTATTAAATAGGCTTCTTGGTCGGACAAATTGGATCGGAAAGAGGACTTGGAGACATTGAAAGAGATTATTAATAGATTTGCAATCccggaaaaaaataaattattaataaaacTTTCGTTGCTTTTCTTTCTGTTACTTCGAAAGTAGCTGCTTCAGCTTCAGCCACGCGAATTTTCGATATTCCTTTTTATTTCTCATCAAGCATCTTCTTCAGGAATTTTCGACTCTTTTTAAGTTTTGGGTCATGCGAGCGAGGGTGGATGTGGGTTTCCTTGGATTTATATTGGCTTGAGTTGTaggtattttaataaaataccgACATGATTCTAACCTTTAAAATCAGTAACTCCAAACTGGAACCGGAGttgtttattaaatatatacagCTTACCAGTTTTAAGGCTGCTGCCGGAGCGGATGTGGCAGGATCTCATTGGCAAATTAGTAGGTCCCGTTAAACAACATTCTCATCGTTCTCCGTGGGTGCCGTTAGCTACACCCTGAAGTGTGGAGGTACGAAATGCTTATAAAAATGAAGGAGTGCTATTCGTGAGCAATAATAATAGTCAAATATTTCTCATTCCACTATACAATGAGTGCTAATAATTCTAATACTAGTTTGATCTGTTTATCTGAGTAGGAAGCTTCTCACAACTCGTTCGGTCTCCTAGTTATCTAGGCCGAGTCAATTATTTTGGCATTAACTTACCGGATCTTGGGTATCCAGTTTTTGAACCATGGATGCAACTTTAGCCAAAACAGCCTGGCAACTATGAATATTATCTAATCCAGCATCATGTAACTTGCTCTATTATAACTGCAATGAACTTACCCCCGTTGATTAAAAGCACTACGTCCCAAGCCTAAGCGCAAGTAAATTGGACATCAATTCCTACTGCTAAAACATCAGGTTAACAAAACCTCGATCAGACCCACCTTGGCTTTAATCTAAACAAAATCTGAGCAAAGCATTTACTCGACCTACTCTGACCCTACCTGAACCAAACAATCCACTATAACCAGGTAAGAATCTCTAACACAACTCTCTGAAAAACCAAGCTCATGAGAGAGTGAATGCGTAAAATTTTGTACAAAATGATGGATAACTGACATGCTTTGATTGTTGTGCAGAATAAAACTACTTCCGTGTCCTCTTTCTGCCCTTTGAAGAAATGGCAATGTTCTCCGAAGTACAAGAAATATCATCACCAGTTTCCTCCATCACTACCTTCATCAAAGGTCTCTGTTTTATCGGTGgaatcatcttcttccttggaaGATTTCCCCGTGGCTTCCAGTTTTGATATCCGATCCCTCAGCTCTCTCAGTTTGGCCTTCTTTGAGTTCAAGACAGCAACAAACTAGaagcagaataaaaaaataacatgtTGAAGAAAATAATCTTGAAGGAAATGTGAATTAAAGCAACAATATGCTATGAAACTATGCACACTTGAAAGGATGCTGCATAAGTTTACTTGATCTGAGAGTGCAGGGGTGTGAGTTGACTGGTTTGcttatttcttctttctttcttttgtttgaaGTTTGTATCAGTTTTAGTGAGTATGCTGTTCGATCCATCATAGTCATCCATATGACTTGACTGTGTCAAAAAGGTACAACAGTACTTTTTGAAGTCACTGACTTTGCCATGTATCTCCCCTGCAATCAAGCTGATTGGATGGTTATGATGGACCAAACAACATCCTCAATATTCTGGGCCAAAAGGATGGCTGTGATGGATTAAACAGCATCCTCACTGTTCTAGGGGAAAATGTTTCCCTTCAAGCGGTCTAGCAGATCCCGGCTGTCATAAATGGTTGCAACTCAGCAATTGTCTGACAGGAACCACATACTAAGCTAAT
The sequence above is drawn from the Phoenix dactylifera cultivar Barhee BC4 unplaced genomic scaffold, palm_55x_up_171113_PBpolish2nd_filt_p 000188F, whole genome shotgun sequence genome and encodes:
- the LOC103697128 gene encoding nucleolar protein 14 isoform X1, with the protein product MAKTKAQLKSSSSSKKKKKSARSLLSGPAAAAMKAAKCVRANPFETIWSRRKFDILGKKRKGEERRVGLARSLAIQKRKKTLLKEYEESTKSSKFLDKRIGEKDDTLQEFDKAVMRMQREHQLKLKRTSKYNLSDGEEDDSLISQVDDFEDEIPPDDDEDAFLGTEMSANSSKHLSLHLMPDSSETSLPDEEEKAHKSKKQVMLEIISKSKYYKAQKANDREEDEHLTEKLDTDFTSLAQTDALLSLTQPSKINALKALLNKSDGIQSSKEAFSGSADKESFFNKEQPDAYDKLVKELVLDRRAQPSDRTKTPEEIAQEERERLEKLEEKRQKRMLATDDTSDEDSDDGENRHEPALKNFRAVSGDDLGDSFSMDESIANKSGWVDDIYENQDVDDHDQNETNSEDSERNGHEGSDDDDGEGNENDTSCNDFQSMSTMKDWEQSDDDDLDLDGEEAEGPDEEHTDINNKMSMDMQKQGPLKSHKSNAMDKLTPSGLEALPFVIEAPNNLTELCSLLDNRSDTEVIEAINRIRACNSIRLAAENRKKMQVFYGVLLQYFAVLATRSPLNIKIINSLVRPLIEMSVETPYFAAICARQRLIHIRTRFCEDIKIPGKSSWPTLKTLLLLRLWSLIFPCSDFRHVVMTPALLLMCEYLMRCPIESGRDVAVGSFLCSMVFSVTKQSRKLFPEAIVFLQTLLMSSIGLEFGLQHHSKQFIHLKEIKGLKPWLSIRDQVCDVHPIDFLKVMDMQADSPFFTSDNFKASILLSVAETLKGFINVYEELSSFPEIFLPISALLHELLQKAKLPGILRGNMEDVIDLIKKKTDNHHVLRQPLQMRKQKRVPIKLLNPKFEENFVKGRDYDPDRERAERKKMKKRLKSEKKGAIRELRKDNHFIFELKERDRMLEEEERAERYGKAMAFLQEQEHAFKSGQLGKGRKRRK
- the LOC103697128 gene encoding nucleolar protein 14 isoform X2 is translated as MAKTKAQLKSSSSSKKKKKSARSLLSGPAAAAMKAAKCVRANPFETIWSRRKFDILGKKRKGEERRVGLARSLAIQKRKKTLLKEYEESTKSSKFLDKRIGEKDDTLQEFDKAVMRMQREHQLKLKRTSKYNLSDGEEDDSLISQVDDFEDEIPPDDDEDAFLGTEMSANSSKHLSLHLMPDSSETSLPDEEEKAHKSKKQVMLEIISKSKYYKAQKANDREEDEHLTEKLDTDFTSLAQTDALLSLTQPSKINALKALLNKSDGIQSSKEAFSGSADKESFFNKEQPDAYDKLVKELVLDRRAQPSDRTKTPEEIAQEERERLEKLEEKRQKRMLATDDTSDEDSDDGENRHEPALKNFRAVSGDDLGDSFSMDESIANKSGWVDDIYENQDVDDHDQNETNSEDSERNGHEGSDDDDGEGNENDTSCNDFQSMSTMKDWEQSDDDDLDLDGEEAEGPDEEHTDINNKMSMDMQKQGPLKSHKSNAMDKLTPSGLEALPFVIEAPNNLTELCSLLDNRSDTEVIEAINRIRACNSIRLAAENRKKMQVFYGVLLQYFAVLATRSPLNIKIINSLVRPLIEMSVETPYFAAICARQRLIHIRTRFCEDIKIPGKSSWPTLKTLLLLRLWSLIFPCSDFRHVVMTPALLLMCEYLMRCPIESGRDVAVGSFLCSMVFSVTKQSRKLFPEAIVFLQTLLMSSIGLEFGLQHHSKFIHLKEIKGLKPWLSIRDQVCDVHPIDFLKVMDMQADSPFFTSDNFKASILLSVAETLKGFINVYEELSSFPEIFLPISALLHELLQKAKLPGILRGNMEDVIDLIKKKTDNHHVLRQPLQMRKQKRVPIKLLNPKFEENFVKGRDYDPDRERAERKKMKKRLKSEKKGAIRELRKDNHFIFELKERDRMLEEEERAERYGKAMAFLQEQEHAFKSGQLGKGRKRRK